The Paenibacillus sp. BIC5C1 DNA segment TATTGTTCAATAAACTGAATAACGGACTCGTCACGTTTGCTCAGCTTTTTGTGGTTTTCATTCACGATCAACGTCATATGACCGAATTGCGGCGGCTCCCAGCCAAGCGCTTCATAAATCATCAGTTGACGCGGTGTATTAGAGATGTGATCTTCGCCACGCAGGACGTGAGAGATCTTCATCAGGTAATCATCCACAGCAACTGCATAATTGTACGTGGGAATGCCGTCTTTTTTCACAATAACGAAGTCGCCGGATTCCTTGCTGTTGAATGAGATTGTTCCTTTGACCATGTCATCAAACGTATAAATGCGTTCTTCCGGTACACGGAAACGAATACTCGCCACACGGCCTTCCGCTTCAAATGCGCTCTGTTGCTCCGGTGTCAGATCACGGTGTTTACCCGAATAACGCGGAGTTTCTCCACGTGCTGTCTGTTCCTCACGTTCTTGCTCCAGCTCTTCTTCCGTGCAGTAACAGCGGTAAGCCAGACCTTTGTCCAGCAGTTCCTGGGTATACTTACGATAGATGTCCAAACGTTCCGTCTGACGGTATGGTCCGTACTCGCCGCCGACATCAATACTTTCGTCCCACTCGATTCCGAGCCATTTCAAGTATTTCAGCTGACTTTCTTCACCACCGGCAATGTTGCGTTTCACGTCCGTATCCTCAATACGAATAATGAATTTGCCGTTATTATGTTTGGCATACAAATAGTTAAACAGCGCCGTACGGGCGTTCCCGATATGCAGGTGTCCCGTTGGACTCGGCGCGTAGCGCACGCGAACTTCGGTGCTCATAATATCCCCTCCGTCTCTAATTGGTTGATGATATCACACGCGAACAAGGCAAACAACCGACTGGGCAGCTATACCCTCTCCCCGTCCGGGGAATCCAAGTTGCTCTGTTGTTGTCGCTTTGACATTCACCTGAGTTACATCCGCTTCAAGTGCTTTGGCAATAACCTCGGCCATCTGCGGAACGTAAGGTGCCATCTTCGGTTTCTGTGCAATTATGGTTGAATCGATGTTTCCCAGACGGTATCCACGATCCTTCACCAGCTGCCACACATGCTCCAGCAGTTTCAAGCTATCCGCATCTTTGAATTCCGGATCCGTATCCGGGAAGTGTTTGCCAATGTCCCCAAGTGCAAGCGCGCCAAGAATGGCATCACTGATGGCATGCAGCAGCACATCTGCGTCCGAGTGACCCAGCAGTCCTTTTTCATAAGGAATCGTGACCCCGCCAATAATGCATGGGCGTCCCTCTACCAGTTGATGTACATCGAATCCCTGTCCTACACGTATCATCGCTTCTTCTCTCCCTTGAGCAAAAACGCGGCGTATTCCAAATCTTCCGGCGTCGTTAATTTGATATTCGTATAACTGCCTTCCACAACCTTGACCGACATCCCCTGACGTTCAGCCAGCATTGCGTCATCCGTCCCCAGAAATCCGTCCCGGTCCGCTGATTCGTACGCAAGCAGCAGGGAAGAAAGACGAAAAGCCTGCGGGGTTTGGATGCTCCACAGACTGCTGCGGTCCGGCGTCGCCGTAACGATTCCATCCGCATTTACTTGTTTGATCGTATCCTTCACTGGAACGGCCAGTACAGCTGCTCCACCCGACATGGCGGCCTCCATACACC contains these protein-coding regions:
- the gltX gene encoding glutamate--tRNA ligase is translated as MSTEVRVRYAPSPTGHLHIGNARTALFNYLYAKHNNGKFIIRIEDTDVKRNIAGGEESQLKYLKWLGIEWDESIDVGGEYGPYRQTERLDIYRKYTQELLDKGLAYRCYCTEEELEQEREEQTARGETPRYSGKHRDLTPEQQSAFEAEGRVASIRFRVPEERIYTFDDMVKGTISFNSKESGDFVIVKKDGIPTYNYAVAVDDYLMKISHVLRGEDHISNTPRQLMIYEALGWEPPQFGHMTLIVNENHKKLSKRDESVIQFIEQYDQLGYLPEAMFNFISLLGWSPEGEEEIFSQEQLISIFDTKRLSKSPAVFDTHKLAHLNNHYIKNADPDRIAEMAIPHLQKAGRIAAELSPEQKEWAYTLVHLYQEQMNSASDIVEFSEVFFRSHLELESEGAAVLAEEQVPTVLKAFADKVQASDEFTPSKMAALIKEVQKETGFKGKQLFMPIRVALTGQTHGRDLNQTIVLLGRDTVIDRLHAQVKGA
- the ispF gene encoding 2-C-methyl-D-erythritol 2,4-cyclodiphosphate synthase, which produces MIRVGQGFDVHQLVEGRPCIIGGVTIPYEKGLLGHSDADVLLHAISDAILGALALGDIGKHFPDTDPEFKDADSLKLLEHVWQLVKDRGYRLGNIDSTIIAQKPKMAPYVPQMAEVIAKALEADVTQVNVKATTTEQLGFPGRGEGIAAQSVVCLVRV